TGGTTTAAGGTATTTTCGCCTATCTCCCGTAAAAGGGTGGTTATTGCAAATCGGTCATTATTTCTGAAAACAATATTGTGGACAAACATAAATTGGATATATTCCTATAATATGGAAATATTCCAAATTTATTAATGATTTTTTATACTTTTAAAACTTTAACAATTTTCAGTAAATTGAAATTTAAATAAACACGATTTGTTATGTGCTACAGTACGAGAGCTACAAGAAAGGTCAGAGAGCTAGAGGATTATTATGAAATTGAAAGACTGTTAGGGGAACAGGAAGAAAAAGAATACGAACTTATATACAATCATGCCAACGGCTGGGCACACCCCAATATGTGGATTCTTCCCCAACAGCGAAAGGGTCATATGATACCTGCAAAATGGGGCATTATGCCTTCTACCTCCGAAGGTGCTGATTACAAAGAATATTTTAAGAAAAACCGTGTGGCCTATGGCGGATTAAATCTCAGATCTGAGGATGTTTTCGATCATTATATGTACAGCAACAATGTTTTTACCAAACGCTGCATAATTCCCGTAGATGGTTTTTTCGAGCCGCATACGACCCCGGTAAAAGTCAAAGGAAAGCCTTTTAAGGTTCCTTTCTACTTTGGAAGAACCGAGGATAAACCGATGAACATGGCAGGTATTTACAATGTGACCAAAGATAAAATGGTCACATTCTCCATTTTTACGAAAAAGGCGACCCCCCTGTTCGAGGAAATACATAATCAACCTAGCAATAAACATGGCGATTATAGAAGGCCGGTGGTTCTTGAGGACAGCGAAGCCGAATACTGGCTAGAGGACGGCCATGACAAAGACGACCTGATCGATATTTTGGACAACGATCTGCCGGACTATGAATTTAAAACTTGGCCCATCAGCAAAGACCTGCATAAGGCCGATAGCGATAGACCGGACATCATCGAGAAGGTGGAGTACGAAGAATTGGCAATCGATTTTTGATCCTACTCGATTTACTTATAATCTTCTTCTAAGTATCAATTCCCGATTCCCTTTTAATTCTTTTAGGCTCAGTTGTAGTTTTTCATTATCACCCAAAGTAAATTTCGGTAGTACATAAACAAACCTGGAAGTTTCCGCATGCCTTGTTTTCTTAGGCATTTTATAAACATATTGAGGCTTAAGCGGTACGGATTGATAGGAAGCTCTGCGTTTCTCATTACCGATGACCATCGCTACTTTCAGATAGTCAATGTCAAAATCAATGCCCGTTTCGTTCTTAATCTCGAACTGCATAAAGACCAAATCCTCGAAATAGACCATATTCTTAATGGCCAATGAAACACCTTCTTTTCTCTTGAAAATATTCTTTCGTTCCGGTTGTTTGAGCATTGCTTCTGATGATTCTACCAAAAACGCTTTTGGGTATTGTTTGTGTACGACCATATTGGAATCCAGTTTTACGGTATCGCGAATGACGAGAGACTCCCTTTGATGCTCATGCCCGATACTTTCTGAAAAGGAAACAAAACGGTTAAGCTCCTTCAATGAATCGGCATACTTGACGATGTATGAATATACCTTACCATCGATGGTAACTACTAGAAGATTGCTTTGATTTCCTTTGGTCGCCTTTAAAAGCCCCAAGGGTTGAGCGCGCTCCCTATTGTAACTGAAGACAAAGTTATTTGCACCGACGATTCCCTGACGGATGTTCGCAGGGAAGAAAAGGGCCAGGTTCATTTTTTCATTGGCATAAATGGTATCAAGTTTCTTTGTCTTCTGACCAAAACTTGAAAGAAATGTCATAAGAGTCATAATTGTTACTGTACTTGTTTTCATAATTATTTTTTTAGAATTAACACCCATTATGGGCTTTCATAGCTTCGGTTTTAAAATGAGTTTGTAATTATTGTTGACCGTAACCCTGACGTTACGATTATTGCGTTGGAACACTTTTTTCACTCCACTTACCCCAGTATTGACCGCCCCTGAAACATCCGGAACGCCTGGAATATTGAATTCTGCAATCGCATCGCCCAAGACCTCGTTGAACACATCGCCACGGAAACTGTTTCGTATGTAAATGCCTTCCAATCCGTCAGCATTATCATAGGCCTTTAGCTTCAGCGGAATTCCCTCTATATTTTCCACATTCAGGATGACCCGGTTAGGCCGGAACTTTACGATTCCGTAGAGCAGCGTGTTTTTTTTGATCTCCAAACCTTGAAGGGTCGTGTTTTGGGTTACACGCATTTGAAGTCGGTCATTGACCTTTATGGTCTGTTCCCCATCGATTTCGACTATCAAAGACTCGCCAGTGCCATCCGCCAAAACCTGGGGACTGACCGCAAAGAACAATTGATGCTCCAAGCCCATCTCCTTTAGAGACGAGATAGTATCCTTTGTATCGATGACCTCACTTTTCTTTCTTCGCTTTTTACGTAATGGTTTTCGTTTTCCCGAAGCTGCGGAATCCTGTGAATAATCTATACGACCGATACGATATATACTATCCACGATGCGCTGTTTCTTTTTGTCCAAAAGGTCTTCATCGTATATTCCCGATTCATCCAAGAAACGTTCGTCATAAATACTGGGGGCAATTCGTTCCCTTTCATTTTTTATGGCATCCACCGCAACTTTTTTTGAAGAATACATATTCTTGCCCTCTTCCAGTTCGGGAACTAAGGTTTGTTGGAGTTCGTTGGCACTTTCATCATCCGCACCCAAAATAAAAACTGAATAACCGATAATGAATAAGATGACCACTCCGATGACCGCCGCAAACACAATTTTCTTTTTATCTATTTTCATAGCTCGTTTTTAAGTTCAATTCACTCCTGTTCTTTTATCTTCTTTAGGGAATTCTCGAAATAATCGGTAATGAGCAATCCATGTGTGTTCTTGGGATAGTTTCGGTCTACGGTAATAAGACCACCTGTTGAGACCATTTCATAGCGGTCGATTACAGACCCTCTGTTGATTTCAAAAACGGTTATAGTTTTAAAGCGATAGGGTTCGGCCCTTAAATCCACTTGTGATTCAACACTCAATACTTTTTGGACCAAAGAATATTGCAATATCCGATTATAGACCCCATCGGCCTTTTTCTGGCGATAGACATTGTCGACCGTGCTGTTTCCAAGCCAAAGTGCCTTTTCAAGATTGCTTTCATAGTTGCTGTCATCGATTCCGTAGAAGTATTCATGGAACAGTTGCAGATGCGACAATGCCTCGACCTGAAGATTTTCCTTTTGGGATACGAGCTTCAGCGGAATAATAGAACCGTCGGTGTTTACGGCAAAGGCACTATCCATGGCTTTTTGGTACATATTGAATACCATAACTCCCGAGAAAACAGAGGATAGCAGTGCGGTAACCGTAACCACAATGGTTATATAGCGGTTCAGCTTCAGTACATCGTATATATTTTTATAGGGTAGTTTCATTTTATTATTTTTTAAGGGGCCTATGACCCTATTGTGTAAAAAGCCTAAGTGTAAATGTGGTTGCCCGCTTATACAATTTGAATTTCAAAAAGACTATAAACCCGATGGTAGCTGCCTCGACTAATATCTTTATGGTAGTATTGCCGGTCGGACCTCCCCAAAGGTTGGTCCAGAAATTGGCATTGATTTCTGAATAGAGTTGGTTCACGAAAATGTTAACCAGAAAGAATGCAGGCACCAACATATAGACAGCCGCATATAGCTTGAAAAAGGTGTATGCCATTGACCGGAACTTTTCAAAAACGGCCAAACTGATGACCAATGGAAAAAAGGCCTGCATAATGCCTAAGAGAAAGTACCGCTCTGCCAAGAACAGTGGATAGATAAATAGGTCTATCATCCAAAGTACAAGGCCAATGAAAAAGCTGAACATCTTTATCCCGAATACCGGAGTCACCAATGCTTCGTATAACATGGCCCAAGCTTTTTTGGCCGCGTCGAATGCCCCGACATCTTCCTCAATGGGAATGTCCTTTAGCTGCAAGGGAATTAGGGCGGGTGCCGTGTCCCGATACTGCCCTTCAACAGCGACCAAAATCCCATCGAAAAAACCAAGTATTTGGGTCGAGAAAATGACCAGCAGTACGATAACAAAGTTCTTTGCCAGATCCCCTGGCGAAAGTCCCCAAGAATACCCTTCTTTATTGGCGAGGCCCTCATTGTATTTTTTCAGGATATTAACCAAAAAGAAAAGCACGGCCAAGACCTTGATACCACGAATGGTATAGGTGGAGAAATCGGTGCCTTTGATTGTCTCAAAGACCGCGTCCACATATTCAAGGCCAATACCCAAGAAAATTATCAGTTCCATTTTCTAATAGTTCGTTTTTCTATTGTTGATTTTGTCCTGCATCTCCCTGAAGGCGATGATGTCGCGATACCTTTGTGTCTTGCGCTCGATCTCGGATACCATTTCCTGAGATTCCCGTTGATGCGCTCGAATAGCTTTCATTCGT
This genomic window from Maribacter sp. MJ134 contains:
- a CDS encoding DUF4138 domain-containing protein; protein product: MKTSTVTIMTLMTFLSSFGQKTKKLDTIYANEKMNLALFFPANIRQGIVGANNFVFSYNRERAQPLGLLKATKGNQSNLLVVTIDGKVYSYIVKYADSLKELNRFVSFSESIGHEHQRESLVIRDTVKLDSNMVVHKQYPKAFLVESSEAMLKQPERKNIFKRKEGVSLAIKNMVYFEDLVFMQFEIKNETGIDFDIDYLKVAMVIGNEKRRASYQSVPLKPQYVYKMPKKTRHAETSRFVYVLPKFTLGDNEKLQLSLKELKGNRELILRRRL
- the traM gene encoding conjugative transposon protein TraM, with translation MKIDKKKIVFAAVIGVVILFIIGYSVFILGADDESANELQQTLVPELEEGKNMYSSKKVAVDAIKNERERIAPSIYDERFLDESGIYDEDLLDKKKQRIVDSIYRIGRIDYSQDSAASGKRKPLRKKRRKKSEVIDTKDTISSLKEMGLEHQLFFAVSPQVLADGTGESLIVEIDGEQTIKVNDRLQMRVTQNTTLQGLEIKKNTLLYGIVKFRPNRVILNVENIEGIPLKLKAYDNADGLEGIYIRNSFRGDVFNEVLGDAIAEFNIPGVPDVSGAVNTGVSGVKKVFQRNNRNVRVTVNNNYKLILKPKL
- a CDS encoding SOS response-associated peptidase; the encoded protein is MCYSTRATRKVRELEDYYEIERLLGEQEEKEYELIYNHANGWAHPNMWILPQQRKGHMIPAKWGIMPSTSEGADYKEYFKKNRVAYGGLNLRSEDVFDHYMYSNNVFTKRCIIPVDGFFEPHTTPVKVKGKPFKVPFYFGRTEDKPMNMAGIYNVTKDKMVTFSIFTKKATPLFEEIHNQPSNKHGDYRRPVVLEDSEAEYWLEDGHDKDDLIDILDNDLPDYEFKTWPISKDLHKADSDRPDIIEKVEYEELAIDF
- a CDS encoding conjugal transfer protein TraK codes for the protein MKLPYKNIYDVLKLNRYITIVVTVTALLSSVFSGVMVFNMYQKAMDSAFAVNTDGSIIPLKLVSQKENLQVEALSHLQLFHEYFYGIDDSNYESNLEKALWLGNSTVDNVYRQKKADGVYNRILQYSLVQKVLSVESQVDLRAEPYRFKTITVFEINRGSVIDRYEMVSTGGLITVDRNYPKNTHGLLITDYFENSLKKIKEQE